A single region of the Lycium barbarum isolate Lr01 chromosome 2, ASM1917538v2, whole genome shotgun sequence genome encodes:
- the LOC132627069 gene encoding disease resistance protein RPV1-like isoform X1, with the protein MESFPSDLHPDKLVSLDMSHSSLKVSPCTKHLRCLEILDLSYCESLTRTSNFTGSPMLKKLSFRGGSSLTKVDSSIGYLEVLVELDFTGCKNVRRLPESICKLKSLEKLYLSDCTNLQQLPADLGNLKRLTALYAMRTAITQLPVSCGLLKNLQLLEVGNGCKLLQPKSRLSIISSFLVSKDRDILPSSITNLPYLEVLKVSFFNLYQRDIPNCLDRLFSLKVLDLSGNNFHSLPFTLCHLSKLKTLSLYGCPNLLMLSNLPCNLEALSTRNCMSLERLPDLSSANRLQQLDFHDCRKLVEIRGLEKLKYLKYMNAIGCILTKNALAEGFFKVGCSVTDISVRYESYAWVSYMPKRHFKRPIKGGEKMMVSIKERHSSKEGLAKKFGVHLLFATSPKGKSFPFSRL; encoded by the exons ATGGAATCCTTTCCATCGGATTTGCACCCGGACAAACTTGTTAGTTTGGATATGAGCCACAGCAGCCTCAAAGTGTCCCCTTGTACAAAG CACTTAAGGTGTTTGGAGATTTTGGATCTGAGCTATTGTGAGAGCCTAACGAGAACTTCAAACTTCACTGGTTCACCAATGCTTAAGAAACTATCGTTTAGAGGTGGTTCGAGTTTGACTAAGGTGGACTCATCAATTGGATATTTGGAGGTTCTTGTAGAATTAGATTTCACGGGGTGTAAGAATGTTCGGAGACTACCAGAAAGCATCTGCAAGCTGAAATCGCTTGAGAAGCTATATCTGAGTGATTGTACAAATCTACAACAATTGCCTGCTGACTTGGGGAATCTGAAGCGCTTGACGGCACTTTATGCAATGAGAACAGCTATTACACAACTACCAGTGTCTTGTGGACTTCTGAAGAatcttcaactcttggaagtggGAAATGGCTGCAAACTTTTACAACCTAAATCTCGTCTTTCTATCATTTCATCCTTTCTAGTATCGAAAGATCGTGATATTCTTCCGTCTTCTATTACAAATTTACCGTATTTGGAAGTTCTAAAAGTTTCTTTCTTCAATCTGTACCAAAGAGATATTCCCAATTGTCTTGACCGATTATTCTCACTGAAAGTCCTAGATTTAAGTGGAAATAACTTTCACAGCCTACCCTTCACTCTTTGTCACCTATCCAAGTTAAAAACCCTTAGCCTCTATGGATGCCCGAATCTCCTTATGCTCTCAAATCTTCCTTGTAACCTAGAAGCACTATCCACAAGGAATTGCATGTCACTAGAAAGGCTTCCAGATTTGTCAAGCGCAAACAGATTGCAACAGTTGGATTTCCATGATTGCAGGAAATTGGTTGAAATTCGGGGCCTTGAGAAACTTAAATACTTGAAGTATATGAATGCAATAGGTTGTATTCTCACAAAAAATGCTCTAGCTGAAGGCTTCTTCAAGGTTGGTTGCTCTGTCACTG ATATTTCAGTACGGTATGAGAGTTATGCGTGGGTGAGCTATATGCCAAAACGACATTTCAAACGCCCAATAAAAGGCGGTGAGAAAATGATGGTTTCTATCAAAGAGCGTCATTCATCAAAGGAAGGTTTAGCAAAGAAGTTTGGGGTTCATCTTTTGTTTGCAACCAGCCCAAAAGGAAAGTCATTTCCTTTTAGCAGATTGTGA
- the LOC132627069 gene encoding disease resistance protein RPV1-like isoform X3 produces MESFPSDLHPDKLVSLDMSHSSLKVSPCTKHLRCLEILDLSYCESLTRTSNFTGSPMLKKLSFRGGSSLTKVDSSIGYLEVLVELDFTGCKNVRRLPESICKLKSLEKLYLSDCTNLQQLPADLGNLKRLTALYAMRTAITQLPVSCGLLKNLQLLEVGNGCKLLQPKSRLSIISSFLVSKDRDILPSSITNLPYLEVLKVSFFNLYQRDIPNCLDRLFSLKVLDLSGNNFHSLPFTLCHLSKLKTLSLYGCPNLLMLSNLPCNLEALSTRNCMSLERLPDLSSANRLQQLDFHDCRKLVEIRGLEKLKYLKYMNAIGCILTKNALAEGFFKIFQYGMRVMRG; encoded by the exons ATGGAATCCTTTCCATCGGATTTGCACCCGGACAAACTTGTTAGTTTGGATATGAGCCACAGCAGCCTCAAAGTGTCCCCTTGTACAAAG CACTTAAGGTGTTTGGAGATTTTGGATCTGAGCTATTGTGAGAGCCTAACGAGAACTTCAAACTTCACTGGTTCACCAATGCTTAAGAAACTATCGTTTAGAGGTGGTTCGAGTTTGACTAAGGTGGACTCATCAATTGGATATTTGGAGGTTCTTGTAGAATTAGATTTCACGGGGTGTAAGAATGTTCGGAGACTACCAGAAAGCATCTGCAAGCTGAAATCGCTTGAGAAGCTATATCTGAGTGATTGTACAAATCTACAACAATTGCCTGCTGACTTGGGGAATCTGAAGCGCTTGACGGCACTTTATGCAATGAGAACAGCTATTACACAACTACCAGTGTCTTGTGGACTTCTGAAGAatcttcaactcttggaagtggGAAATGGCTGCAAACTTTTACAACCTAAATCTCGTCTTTCTATCATTTCATCCTTTCTAGTATCGAAAGATCGTGATATTCTTCCGTCTTCTATTACAAATTTACCGTATTTGGAAGTTCTAAAAGTTTCTTTCTTCAATCTGTACCAAAGAGATATTCCCAATTGTCTTGACCGATTATTCTCACTGAAAGTCCTAGATTTAAGTGGAAATAACTTTCACAGCCTACCCTTCACTCTTTGTCACCTATCCAAGTTAAAAACCCTTAGCCTCTATGGATGCCCGAATCTCCTTATGCTCTCAAATCTTCCTTGTAACCTAGAAGCACTATCCACAAGGAATTGCATGTCACTAGAAAGGCTTCCAGATTTGTCAAGCGCAAACAGATTGCAACAGTTGGATTTCCATGATTGCAGGAAATTGGTTGAAATTCGGGGCCTTGAGAAACTTAAATACTTGAAGTATATGAATGCAATAGGTTGTATTCTCACAAAAAATGCTCTAGCTGAAGGCTTCTTCAAG ATATTTCAGTACGGTATGAGAGTTATGCGTGGGTGA
- the LOC132627069 gene encoding disease resistance protein RPV1-like isoform X2: MESFPSDLHPDKLVSLDMSHSSLKVSPCTKHLRCLEILDLSYCESLTRTSNFTGSPMLKKLSFRGGSSLTKVDSSIGYLEVLVELDFTGCKNVRRLPESICKLKSLEKLYLSDCTNLQQLPADLGNLKRLTALYAMRTAITQLPVSCGLLKNLQLLEVGNGCKLLQPKSRLSIISSFLVSKDRDILPSSITNLPYLEVLKVSFFNLYQRDIPNCLDRLFSLKVLDLSGNNFHSLPFTLCHLSKLKTLSLYGCPNLLMLSNLPCNLEALSTRNCMSLERLPDLSSANRLQQLDFHDCRKLVEIRGLEKLKYLKYMNAIGCILTKNALAEGFFKANYAPEGVNVFLH; the protein is encoded by the exons ATGGAATCCTTTCCATCGGATTTGCACCCGGACAAACTTGTTAGTTTGGATATGAGCCACAGCAGCCTCAAAGTGTCCCCTTGTACAAAG CACTTAAGGTGTTTGGAGATTTTGGATCTGAGCTATTGTGAGAGCCTAACGAGAACTTCAAACTTCACTGGTTCACCAATGCTTAAGAAACTATCGTTTAGAGGTGGTTCGAGTTTGACTAAGGTGGACTCATCAATTGGATATTTGGAGGTTCTTGTAGAATTAGATTTCACGGGGTGTAAGAATGTTCGGAGACTACCAGAAAGCATCTGCAAGCTGAAATCGCTTGAGAAGCTATATCTGAGTGATTGTACAAATCTACAACAATTGCCTGCTGACTTGGGGAATCTGAAGCGCTTGACGGCACTTTATGCAATGAGAACAGCTATTACACAACTACCAGTGTCTTGTGGACTTCTGAAGAatcttcaactcttggaagtggGAAATGGCTGCAAACTTTTACAACCTAAATCTCGTCTTTCTATCATTTCATCCTTTCTAGTATCGAAAGATCGTGATATTCTTCCGTCTTCTATTACAAATTTACCGTATTTGGAAGTTCTAAAAGTTTCTTTCTTCAATCTGTACCAAAGAGATATTCCCAATTGTCTTGACCGATTATTCTCACTGAAAGTCCTAGATTTAAGTGGAAATAACTTTCACAGCCTACCCTTCACTCTTTGTCACCTATCCAAGTTAAAAACCCTTAGCCTCTATGGATGCCCGAATCTCCTTATGCTCTCAAATCTTCCTTGTAACCTAGAAGCACTATCCACAAGGAATTGCATGTCACTAGAAAGGCTTCCAGATTTGTCAAGCGCAAACAGATTGCAACAGTTGGATTTCCATGATTGCAGGAAATTGGTTGAAATTCGGGGCCTTGAGAAACTTAAATACTTGAAGTATATGAATGCAATAGGTTGTATTCTCACAAAAAATGCTCTAGCTGAAGGCTTCTTCAAG GCAAATTATGCACCTGAAGGCGTAAATGTTTTTCTTCACTGA
- the LOC132628862 gene encoding TMV resistance protein N-like, with protein MVALQKKLLKGTLRKNIEVSCVDHGIQLIKQRLQSKRVLIVLDDVDHVGQIYSLAGGRHWFGPGSRIIITTRDQHLLNFSTGDVKHEVKCMTKSESLQLFCRHAFQNHYPPEDFVELSESFVTYAEGLPLALVVWGSMLYKRSMVEWRSALEELKQIPHDSILEKLIISYNGLPDHTIKEAFLDIVCFFEGWDKEDASKVLSSCGFFAEIVFNVLIDKCLVTINESNRLSVQNLIRDMGREIVLRVCKDPAERSRLWLPEDIRDVLTGHKVTIHSTLTPEIYFPKIRKQGLLKIPKH; from the coding sequence ATGGTTGCTTTGCAAAAGAAGCTTCTCAAGGGTACTCTCAGGAAAAATATTGAAGTCAGCTGTGTCGATCATGGAATACAATTGATTAAACAAAGGCTTCAATCAAAAAGAGTTCTCATTGTCCTCGATGACGTCGATCATGTTGGACAAATATACTCATTAGCGGGAGGGAGGCACTGGTTTGGTCCTGGAAGTAGAATTATCATTACCACTAGGGACCAACACTTGCTGAATTTTTCTACAGGTGATGTAAAACACGAGGTCAAGTGTATGACCAAAAGTGAAAGTCTACAGCTTTTCTGTAGGCATGCTTTTCAAAATCATTACCCTCCGGAAGACTTTGTGGAGCTCTCTGAAAGCTTTGTAACGTATGCAGAGGGGCTTCCTTTAGCACTTGTGGTTTGGGGATCCATGTTATATAAAAGAAGCATGGTTGAGTGGAGAAGTGCCCTTGAGGAATTGAAGCAAATCCCTCATGATTCGATACTAGAGAAACTTATAATAAGCTATAATGGGCTCCCTGATCATACAATCAAGGAAGCATTCCTCGATATCGTATGTTTCTTCGAAGGATGGGACAAGGAAGATGCTTCTAAAGTCCTTAGCAGTTGCGGTTTCTTCGCTGAAATAGTATTTAATGTATTGATCGATAAGTGTTTAGTAACAATAAATGAATCTAATCGACTGAGCGTGCAAAATCTGATTAGAGACATGGGAAGAGAAATTGTTCTTAGAGTATGCAAAGATCCAGCTGAGCGTAGCAGATTGTGGCTTCCCGAAGATATTCGTGATGTGCTTACTGGACACAAGGTAACGATTCATTCTACTTTAACGCCTGAAATATACTTTCCCAAGATTAGAAAACAAGGTCTTCTTAAAATTCCCAAACACTAA